Within Claveliimonas bilis, the genomic segment CAGTGTAGCCTTTCTTTTTCTTCATATGGAAGCCGCTGATCACTGCATCCGGATAACTGTGATAAATCTTCCTATAGCGTTCCAGAATGTTAAGGATCCCATTATGTGCGCATCCGGAGAGAAGATAATGCTTTCCATCCTGCCTGATCACAAGGCACTGTTCATGGTCGAACACATCCTGAACAAACCCCTTTTCTGTCCTTCTTTTCAGGACCCGGTTCCCTTCCGGCCACAGTTTCCTTCCGGAAATATGGGAAAATAGGAAAAGTTCCTCATCGATCCTGTAATCTCCCTCCAGCAAAACAGACCGTGAATCCCCCGGAATATCAGGATCTATTCCGATATACCTGACTTCTTCTTCCTCCACATGATAAAAGGCTCCTCCGGCTGCCCTCTGCATGTAAATGACTGCCTTTTGATTGCATTCCAAAAAGCCGGGAATCCCTCCGCCATGGTCGTAATGGCCGTGACTTAAAATTACCGTATCCACTCCCGCCATATCGATCCCGAGCATCCCGGCATTTTTAAGGAACTGACTGCTGGCCCCTGTATCCATCAGAAGCTTATGCTTCTTCGTCTCTATGTATAAACTAAGCCCATGCTCGCTAAGGCATCCCTCTCGTCCGGAATCATTTTCCATTAAAACTGTAATTTTCATTTTTAACAGCCTCCCAGGATATAATTTTTTATGGCAGCCTCCACCCCGTTTTCCTCATTTGACGGAAGTACGTAATCTGCTTTTTCCTTTAGTTTTTTCACGCCATTTCCCATGGCGAATTTCAGTCCGGAAGCCTCAAACATGGAAAGGTCGTTCTCCCCGTCCCCGATACAGGCAATCTCGCTCTTTTGGATCCCAAGATGACCGGAAAGCGCTGTAAGCGCTGTTCCCTTGGACGTATTACGGGAAAAGATTTCCATATATATTTTCGTACTGGCAAAAGAAAGCTGAGGAAAATTTCCCAAAATCTTTTCCAGCCTGATCCTTGTGCCCGGTGCAAGGAAATACAACTGGATCTCCTCCACCCCTTTGTTCCTGCTCCGGATATAGGACGCCATATTTTTAACAAGCTCCACTCCCCTGGCGTCTTTTCCGTAAAATGCTCTCCCCATAAGAGCAAGCATTCTTCCCTGTATCAGATAGACATGCTCCATGTGAGACGCGATTCCTGCCCCGCTTCCGGCACACTCCTCTAAAAGTGAAAG encodes:
- a CDS encoding MBL fold metallo-hydrolase; this translates as MKITVLMENDSGREGCLSEHGLSLYIETKKHKLLMDTGASSQFLKNAGMLGIDMAGVDTVILSHGHYDHGGGIPGFLECNQKAVIYMQRAAGGAFYHVEEEEVRYIGIDPDIPGDSRSVLLEGDYRIDEELFLFSHISGRKLWPEGNRVLKRRTEKGFVQDVFDHEQCLVIRQDGKHYLLSGCAHNGILNILERYRKIYHSYPDAVISGFHMKKKKGYTAEDIRNIEETARVLKETPTIYYTGHCTGEEPYRMMKKIMGEKIRAIHSGDILLQEMRGEMPDENSSM
- a CDS encoding HAD hydrolase family protein: MIKLLAVDMDGTCLNRKSLMTEETKKALEAAAKSGITVVPTTGRCFFCLPHQLAGRKDIYRYVISSNGARVTDCELDKSLLCSDIPKETALSLLEECAGSGAGIASHMEHVYLIQGRMLALMGRAFYGKDARGVELVKNMASYIRSRNKGVEEIQLYFLAPGTRIRLEKILGNFPQLSFASTKIYMEIFSRNTSKGTALTALSGHLGIQKSEIACIGDGENDLSMFEASGLKFAMGNGVKKLKEKADYVLPSNEENGVEAAIKNYILGGC